From Dehalococcoidia bacterium:
GTAGCGCGTCTCGGAGAGCACAAAGACCAGCGGGCCGCTGCGCCCCTGCTTCTCCGACATTTCGGCGATGCGCCGCGTAGCGGTGATCAGGTCGCCCGGACGGACGGGCAGGAGCCACTCATACTCGTTGCCGCCGCGGGCGATGCGCGGCACGGGAGGCGGCAGGCTCACGCGGGAGAGACTTCGGCCATCCTTGCCCACGCGCGCGGCGAAGTTGTTGCTCATGTCGAAGACGTAGGTGGGCGGCGCGACGACTCCGCCGAAGCGCGTCTTCCGGGCGTACGCCTCGTCCACGTACAGTGGGTTCAGGTTCCCGACAGCCAGGCAATAGCGTTTGATGAGGCCCTTCTCCACGCCATCCACGCCGGGGAAGGCGTCTTCCTTGCCCAGCATGGCGCGGATTTCGGGCGTGATGAGGCTGCTCTGCACCATGGCCGACTCCTTACTAGCGGGTCCTACTGGATGCGGACGATGGTCTTGGCCTCGGCCCACACCTTGTCGAGCTGGTAGTACCTCCGCGCCTCGGGGGAGAACACGTGGACGACCACGTCGCTGAAGTCCAGGAGCACCCAGCCTGAATCGCTGGCGCCCTCCCGGTGGTGCAGACGCGTGTCGCCAACGCTCAGGGCCTGCTCCACGCCATCGGCGATGGCATCTACCTGGGGACCGGAGTCGGCGGAGCAGATGACGAAGTAGTCGGTGAAATTGCAGGCCTGGCGCAGGTCCAGCAGCATGATGTCCGACGCCTGCTTGTCGGATGCGGCCTCCGCGGCCGCGCGGGCCCTGTCCAGGCCCGTGAGCGTCTTCTTCCTTCGGGTCGTTGGGCTTTTAAGCTTGGGGCTTGTGGTCTTTGGGCTTTTGACCTTTGGTCTCTGGGTCTTCAGACGGCGCACCTCCGCGACAAAACGTTTCTTGATTGTAGTCGCCAGTTTCCGTCGAGGTCAATAGGCGGCATCCCGTCCCCGGCGTTGCTCC
This genomic window contains:
- the rsfS gene encoding ribosome silencing factor, encoding MRRLKTQRPKVKSPKTTSPKLKSPTTRRKKTLTGLDRARAAAEAASDKQASDIMLLDLRQACNFTDYFVICSADSGPQVDAIADGVEQALSVGDTRLHHREGASDSGWVLLDFSDVVVHVFSPEARRYYQLDKVWAEAKTIVRIQ